A single genomic interval of uncultured Sunxiuqinia sp. harbors:
- a CDS encoding IS3 family transposase, translating into MQRNLFADLIKKEFDASQATYGSTRITGLKRKHYKISGRRVAKIRSKNGLGSKYKKKVEVTTYSDHSYPECENLLDHNSKSNK; encoded by the coding sequence GTGCAGCGTAATTTGTTTGCAGATTTAATTAAGAAGGAGTTTGATGCTAGTCAGGCTACTTATGGATCTACTCGCATAACAGGGTTGAAACGCAAACACTATAAAATCTCAGGACGCAGGGTAGCCAAAATCAGGAGTAAAAATGGCTTGGGCAGTAAATACAAAAAGAAGGTTGAAGTCACGACCTACAGTGATCATAGTTATCCTGAGTGTGAAAATTTACTGGATCACAATTCTAAATCAAACAAATAA
- a CDS encoding DUF4114 domain-containing protein — protein MKKFTFLTLMLLTNILLAQNYNFLGDYTSDGTPLYLEPNRDKVTSTTMTLINNSLPEGYPVSDYNPHYISSGYDTDIILYEQADVYVTFVKEGAGYKNVLGFYTYDISSKSVPKPQPEDITIIFPNVSAEGSGGSLKAGDKVKIGSFPAGTGIGWVLLANGWNGSKVTSGQWQVYSNPDYNPESDPSLRYHNVLLADPENKRVFLGFEDIRRDWSSCDNDFNDAIFYVTANPYTAIKTVNLTDVNSATNVTSANAGGLESNGKLAGLIANRNFTRNKLQNQIDKKDIQLKFRAIDKFGLKSAQIKALETYIPESGMYGTETAHISSPKDLIAITNAEKVFSVDYYLDDVRISAVLATETKGTIYDHSKVICDRLNSSSLEDIRTVLVRGHQIISAKIQRAGGEIENSLSFSVRLGETQNELFSFWNIAQYPEGDYYNFQIWGSSYSQVFSIANHIIDSFNEEKPMISESSEDKIPNVFVRSGYYANGEVHLNLINKYAVQEISVQSSISPTEKDSHVDATNKIKLSGSWHESVSYYTGSLFDIGLSIYSEGSTQHDALYLADGPWAVDYLSEDVKIQQFEIDNYETDFNSWLYCVERHPNISGEVKGTVNLFRQILPGDQSLDVTEYHSIQFNIESSHAIEVVVMPKNGGDWSNRFRKVIPASSTETFYAIAFEDFVDGAGNKATINDVQRVVFSVIGNYQNFAPFHLSVNQMAFNSDLTSNVKVSLDQSQELKIFPNPFDSYTTIELQEPTQQVNIKVYDLSGRIVDAQNMTIIFGNTTVEYRPRNLRSGFYKYVITDDNSNQFSGSFIKN, from the coding sequence ATGAAAAAGTTTACATTCCTTACTTTGATGTTATTAACAAACATTCTGTTGGCTCAGAATTACAATTTTCTGGGTGACTACACCAGCGACGGAACACCACTTTATCTTGAACCCAATCGTGATAAAGTAACCTCTACAACGATGACTTTGATCAATAACTCTCTGCCCGAAGGCTATCCGGTATCGGATTACAATCCGCATTACATCTCTTCAGGCTATGATACCGATATTATTTTATATGAACAAGCTGATGTATATGTAACATTTGTAAAAGAAGGTGCTGGGTACAAAAACGTGCTAGGATTTTACACCTACGACATTTCTTCGAAATCAGTTCCTAAACCTCAGCCGGAAGATATTACAATTATTTTTCCAAATGTATCAGCAGAAGGTTCCGGCGGTAGTTTAAAAGCTGGCGACAAAGTGAAAATAGGCTCTTTTCCTGCGGGGACTGGAATTGGCTGGGTTCTTTTAGCCAATGGCTGGAACGGAAGTAAAGTGACTTCAGGACAATGGCAAGTCTACTCCAACCCGGATTATAACCCGGAATCTGATCCGAGCTTACGTTACCACAACGTATTGCTTGCCGACCCGGAGAACAAACGTGTTTTCCTTGGTTTTGAAGATATCCGTCGTGACTGGAGTTCATGTGATAATGATTTTAATGATGCAATTTTCTATGTCACAGCGAATCCATACACGGCCATTAAAACAGTGAACCTAACTGATGTTAACAGCGCCACCAACGTAACCTCAGCCAATGCCGGTGGTTTGGAAAGTAACGGGAAATTAGCTGGACTGATTGCCAATCGTAATTTCACCAGGAATAAACTTCAAAACCAAATCGATAAAAAGGATATTCAACTAAAATTTCGGGCAATTGATAAATTTGGACTGAAAAGTGCCCAAATTAAAGCACTGGAAACCTACATCCCCGAAAGCGGCATGTACGGCACCGAAACAGCACACATTTCGAGCCCGAAAGATTTGATTGCAATTACCAATGCTGAAAAAGTTTTTTCGGTAGATTATTACCTTGACGACGTGCGTATTTCAGCCGTGTTAGCCACTGAGACAAAAGGCACAATTTACGATCATTCTAAAGTGATATGCGATCGTTTAAACAGCTCGAGCCTGGAAGATATTCGAACCGTATTAGTACGCGGGCATCAAATCATCAGTGCAAAAATACAACGGGCTGGCGGAGAAATTGAAAACTCACTCAGTTTCTCAGTCAGACTTGGCGAAACTCAGAATGAACTGTTCAGTTTTTGGAACATTGCGCAATATCCGGAAGGAGATTATTACAATTTCCAGATTTGGGGCAGCTCCTACTCCCAAGTATTTTCAATTGCCAACCACATCATTGACTCATTCAACGAAGAAAAACCAATGATTAGCGAATCATCAGAAGATAAAATTCCAAATGTTTTTGTTCGCTCAGGATATTATGCCAACGGAGAAGTTCACCTAAACCTTATCAATAAATATGCCGTGCAGGAAATCTCGGTACAAAGCAGCATTTCTCCAACGGAAAAAGATAGTCATGTTGATGCTACGAACAAAATAAAATTATCAGGCAGCTGGCACGAAAGTGTTTCGTATTACACAGGAAGTCTATTTGATATTGGGTTGTCGATTTATTCCGAAGGATCAACGCAACACGATGCTCTCTATCTGGCTGATGGGCCGTGGGCTGTAGATTACCTGTCCGAGGATGTGAAAATACAACAGTTTGAAATTGACAATTACGAAACCGATTTTAACAGCTGGTTGTATTGTGTTGAAAGACACCCAAACATCTCAGGAGAAGTAAAAGGCACTGTGAACCTGTTTCGCCAGATTTTGCCCGGCGACCAATCTCTGGACGTGACCGAATATCATTCCATCCAATTTAATATTGAAAGTTCTCATGCAATTGAAGTGGTAGTGATGCCGAAAAATGGAGGTGATTGGTCGAATCGTTTCCGCAAAGTCATTCCGGCCAGTTCGACCGAAACATTTTACGCCATTGCTTTTGAAGATTTCGTGGATGGAGCAGGAAATAAAGCGACAATCAATGACGTTCAACGAGTTGTTTTCTCAGTCATCGGAAACTATCAAAACTTTGCTCCGTTTCACCTGAGTGTAAATCAAATGGCTTTCAATTCTGATTTGACTTCGAATGTAAAAGTTTCTCTTGATCAATCGCAGGAATTAAAGATTTTTCCTAATCCGTTTGACAGCTATACAACCATAGAATTGCAAGAGCCAACACAGCAGGTAAACATCAAAGTATATGACCTCTCGGGAAGAATTGTTGACGCTCAAAATATGACAATAATCTTCGGAAATACAACGGTTGAATACAGACCGCGCAACCTTCGAAGTGGATTTTATAAATACGTAATAACAGACGACAACAGTAATCAATTCAGCGGAAGTTTTATAAAGAACTAA
- a CDS encoding response regulator: MKTSNEMAKKLSILLIEDDMIEIMKLNRTISKLELPHQIVEAHNGEEALEQLKQKDRLPEIILLDLNMPKISGIEFLKILKNDPILRYIPTIVLTTSANHKDMLECYKIGIAGYVIKPLKYEDYVQKLKAVMEYWTVNELIKA, translated from the coding sequence ATGAAAACAAGTAATGAGATGGCAAAAAAACTTTCAATTCTATTGATTGAAGATGATATGATAGAGATCATGAAACTCAATCGCACAATTTCCAAACTAGAACTCCCTCACCAGATTGTTGAAGCACACAATGGCGAAGAAGCGTTGGAGCAGTTGAAACAAAAGGACCGGTTACCGGAAATTATCCTATTGGATTTAAACATGCCCAAAATTAGCGGAATCGAATTTTTGAAAATCCTGAAGAATGATCCTATCCTCAGATATATTCCGACAATTGTTTTAACGACTTCAGCAAATCATAAAGATATGTTGGAGTGTTACAAAATTGGGATTGCCGGATATGTAATCAAGCCTCTGAAATATGAAGATTATGTACAGAAATTGAAAGCAGTAATGGAATATTGGACTGTTAATGAACTAATAAAAGCCTAA
- a CDS encoding heme NO-binding domain-containing protein produces the protein MKGIVFTELLEMVEDKFGIEMVDDMIQQSDLKSEGVYTSIGTYDFFEMQQLLAVLSTKTGISIDDLVYTYGLFFFSVLYKHHPNIFELYHDPLEFLASIENHIHVEVRKMYPDAELPTFEVLLKDDRQIEMIYSSERSMYMFAKALMEKTFEHYNQPVKLTMEKLNEQGTKVYFKLASLNQ, from the coding sequence ATGAAAGGAATTGTTTTTACTGAATTGTTGGAAATGGTCGAAGACAAGTTTGGAATTGAAATGGTGGATGATATGATCCAACAATCCGACTTGAAGTCAGAAGGAGTTTACACTTCGATTGGAACGTATGATTTTTTTGAGATGCAGCAGCTGCTAGCGGTTCTTAGCACAAAAACAGGGATTTCAATTGATGATTTGGTGTACACATACGGACTCTTCTTTTTTAGTGTGTTGTACAAGCATCATCCCAATATTTTTGAGCTTTATCATGATCCGTTAGAGTTTCTTGCTTCTATCGAAAACCACATTCATGTTGAAGTACGAAAAATGTACCCCGACGCCGAACTTCCCACATTTGAAGTTCTCTTAAAAGATGACAGACAGATTGAAATGATCTATTCGTCAGAAAGATCAATGTATATGTTTGCCAAAGCACTCATGGAAAAAACTTTTGAGCATTACAATCAGCCTGTGAAATTGACCATGGAAAAATTAAACGAACAAGGTACAAAGGTTTATTTTAAGCTTGCCTCGCTAAATCAATGA